One Nostoc sp. CENA543 genomic window, GGGAACATCCCAAGGGAAACCACCTTTTTTTACTAATGCCTGCACAGCTATGAGTTCAAATAACTGTAAAGGTAAATATACGCCTGTAAATAATATCAACAAGGAACGCCAACGAGTAATTAATAGCTGCTTTAAAAAGGTAGTAAATGTTTGTAGACGTTTCCCTAGAATAGATGTAAACCAATTAGATTCCAGCATTTTGGTAATTTGACCCTGTTATTAAGTAAAATAAAGAGGGCTAAAGCCCTCACTACAAGCTTAAGCTAATTAATAATATGCACCTATCAAGCTATAAAGTAGAGCAGATAAGACTAATAAATTTAGAATTACATAAATAAAATTTCTCTGCCAGAAAAACATAACCAGAGAAATTATCACTCTTAAAATAGGTGTAGCAATTAATATTAATAATCCCAACTGAATAATTGCACTACTGCTGCCAGAAGAAGCAGCTTGCATGACATCCACAGGCGAACGCAATGTATCTGGTTCTCCCCGAAAAAATTGATAATTAGCACGTTCGCTACCATGAACATTTAAATATAATAATCCGCCCCAGAGAACTACAGCGCAGGCAATGAATACACCATACTTTAATAGTTGACTCAGGATATTCTCTAATTGTAATTCCTTGTCTGTTTTAGTGATATTTTCATGAATATCAGATTCACCAGCAGAAATTTTTGATTGTTGCTGTTCTAGTGCTGCAATATCACTGTCAACTTCTTCTTTTGGTAAAGCTAAAACATCTACTTGATCCTCCTGTGGCGGTGATACCACCCAAGGCAAACCAGAATCAAAATTGCTCATATCTACCACCTAAACGAAACTGTTGTAAACCATCTTCAATGCCATAACTACCAACACAAGACCAAAAATAATTCTTAATACTTGTGTTTTTGTTCCCACAAGGATTTTTGCACCTAAAATAGCACCAGGTAATACCCCTAACATTACAGGCATTGATAAACCTGGATCAATGTAACCTCTTGCTAAGTAAACTCCAGCAGAAGCGGCGGCTGTAACACCAATCATAAAGTTACTGGTGGTGGTAGAAACTTTAAATGGGATACCCATAATTTGATCCATTGCTAATACTTTAAATGCACCTGAACCAATTCCTAGTAACCCAGAAATTACCCCAGCGACTAACATAACGCCAAACCCAGCCGGCACAGCATGAACTTGATAAGACATTAAGCCATTACCAGTGGGATAAGTACCATTAAGTTGGAAATAATTACCTAAAGAATCTGTAGACTCCCCTTCGGGGTGTTCCTTTTTAGGTTGTTGTGAAAGATATGCGGAATATAACAAGACAATTGCTAATACAATAGTGAGGGCTTTTACTGTGACAAAAGTAGCAATTAACGCCCCTATAATTGCACCAATAGTAGTGGCAACTTCTAAAAACATTCCTAATCTAAGATTAGTATAGCCAGTTTTAATATATCTACAAGCAGCACCCGAAGAAGTCGCAATTACAGATACCAACGAAGCACCAACTGCATAACGAATATCTACCCCAAATACTGAAGTTAACAAAGGAACAATTACAACTCCACCACCTAAGCCAGTTAGTGAACCAACTAATCCAGCAGTGAATGAACCTACCCAAACTAGTAAAGAAAATTCCCAAATATTCACATTTATTTCCTTAAGATAGGGATTGGGGACTGGGGACTGGTGAGTCAGCGCGGTCTTGGGGGTTTCCCCCATGTTGGCGTAAGCCTTCTCTTCGAGACGCTACGCGAACCCGTAAGGGTGCGACTGACGAACCCCGTTCGCGTTAGCGTCTCTGAAAGAGAAGGGGGGACTGGCGAATAAGTAAATAGATTGGTTTACTTTTTGACTTTTACCCGTTTGATAGCCTCATCCCTCATTAATTAATTCAATGTTCTGTTGGTGCATTGGGAACTTGTGCGTCAATTTCTGCTAAAGAAAAATTGGGAATTGACAAGCTACCTTCACCAGTTTTGACAATTTTGGCAGGAGGAACGTTAAATTCAATTGTGCCAGTTTTTTGGTTAGTTGTAACTACCAATTGTGTTCCTGGCACAAATTTTACTACTAAAGGTTCGGTTAACTCTTGGGGTTGGGTTTCACTAGGAGCGATCGCAGCAATTTTTGCGCCAATTGGCAAGTAAATTCCATCACAGTTCCATTTATTTTCTGTAATTTGTCCATCTCCCAAAAAGTAGATATCTCCCTCTTGTTCCAGATTAGATTTCTTGGGTTTATGAGCATAAATTCCTAAAACTTTCCCCGTTTGATTGCGACACTGCGACCAACCACGGGCAGATTCTAATATGTATTTTTGTAGCTGCAATTCTACAATCTTTTTTTC contains:
- a CDS encoding DUF1634 domain-containing protein: MSNFDSGLPWVVSPPQEDQVDVLALPKEEVDSDIAALEQQQSKISAGESDIHENITKTDKELQLENILSQLLKYGVFIACAVVLWGGLLYLNVHGSERANYQFFRGEPDTLRSPVDVMQAASSGSSSAIIQLGLLILIATPILRVIISLVMFFWQRNFIYVILNLLVLSALLYSLIGAYY
- a CDS encoding sulfite exporter TauE/SafE family protein, coding for MNIWEFSLLVWVGSFTAGLVGSLTGLGGGVVIVPLLTSVFGVDIRYAVGASLVSVIATSSGAACRYIKTGYTNLRLGMFLEVATTIGAIIGALIATFVTVKALTIVLAIVLLYSAYLSQQPKKEHPEGESTDSLGNYFQLNGTYPTGNGLMSYQVHAVPAGFGVMLVAGVISGLLGIGSGAFKVLAMDQIMGIPFKVSTTTSNFMIGVTAAASAGVYLARGYIDPGLSMPVMLGVLPGAILGAKILVGTKTQVLRIIFGLVLVVMALKMVYNSFV